Proteins from a single region of Lusitaniella coriacea LEGE 07157:
- a CDS encoding sigma-70 family RNA polymerase sigma factor: MTHRHPPSLETPDAELLCALYAGHLEALGQLYDRYSSLVYSLALRILAEPTDAEDLTQEIFLILWRKPTYDPRRGSLSSFLATLTRSRAIDRLRSRTSKQKFLTRWQRTMSADVTPSSPFDRASLQERRDRVRQALAQLPPQQRQVLELSYYEGCSQSQIAKRLNTPLGTVKTWARKGLLQLRENLKHFLGEYE; this comes from the coding sequence ATGACCCATCGCCATCCCCCTTCCCTGGAAACCCCCGATGCGGAGTTATTATGCGCTTTGTATGCGGGTCACTTGGAAGCGTTAGGACAACTCTACGATCGCTATTCGAGTCTAGTGTATAGTTTAGCTCTGAGAATTTTAGCAGAACCCACAGACGCAGAGGATTTGACCCAGGAAATTTTTCTGATTCTCTGGCGCAAACCCACCTACGATCCGCGTCGGGGTTCCTTGAGCAGCTTTTTAGCGACTCTGACGCGATCGCGCGCCATCGATCGTTTGCGATCGCGAACCTCCAAACAAAAGTTTCTCACCCGTTGGCAGCGAACCATGAGTGCAGATGTAACCCCGTCCTCCCCTTTCGATCGCGCGTCCCTCCAAGAACGACGCGATCGCGTCAGACAAGCCCTCGCCCAACTCCCCCCCCAACAGCGACAAGTCTTAGAACTCAGTTATTACGAAGGGTGCAGTCAGTCGCAAATCGCCAAACGACTCAACACGCCCCTCGGAACCGTCAAAACCTGGGCAAGGAAAGGATTATTGCAATTGAGAGAAAATTTGAAGCATTTTTTGGGGGAGTATGAGTGA
- the glgA gene encoding glycogen synthase GlgA produces the protein MYIVQIASECAPVIKAGGLGDVVYGLSRELETQGHCVELILPMYDCMRYDHVWGMHDAYRDLWVPWSGGTIHCSVFCGWVHGRLCFFIQPHSDDNFFNRGYYYGGKDDAMRFAFFSKAALEFILKSNKRPNIIHCHDWQTGLIPPMLFEMYKWYGMENQRICYTIHNFKHQGVAGAEVLWATGLHKDEYYYHPDRLRDNNHDAINFMKGGIVYSNFVNTVSPHHAWEARFSEVGCGLGPTLDAHQNKFSGILNGIADDVWNPEIDRYIPTQYAIDNFEGKAQNKKALRERLLLRDVDKPLIAFIGRLDAQKGVHLVHHAIYHALNRGAQFVLLGSATEPGINTWFWHEKQFLNDNPDVHLELGFNEELSHLIYAGADIIVVPSNYEPCGLTQMIGLTYGTVPVVRGVGGLVNTVFDWDYDPERSPEERNGFVFYQTDSSAVESALNRALDLYYENPKLFRQLALQGMKQDFSWKNSVEKYVEVYDYVRHR, from the coding sequence ATGTACATTGTGCAAATTGCCTCGGAGTGCGCACCAGTCATTAAGGCTGGCGGTTTAGGCGATGTCGTTTATGGACTCAGCCGAGAACTAGAAACCCAAGGTCATTGCGTCGAGCTAATTCTGCCAATGTATGACTGCATGAGATACGACCACGTTTGGGGAATGCACGATGCCTATAGAGATTTGTGGGTTCCCTGGTCTGGGGGTACAATCCACTGTTCGGTTTTTTGCGGTTGGGTACACGGACGATTGTGTTTCTTCATTCAACCCCACTCTGACGATAACTTCTTCAATCGCGGCTACTACTACGGTGGGAAGGACGATGCGATGCGCTTCGCCTTCTTCAGCAAAGCAGCCTTAGAATTTATTCTCAAATCCAACAAACGTCCCAATATTATCCACTGTCACGACTGGCAGACGGGTCTAATTCCGCCAATGCTGTTTGAGATGTACAAATGGTATGGCATGGAAAACCAGCGCATTTGCTATACGATTCATAACTTCAAACACCAAGGCGTAGCAGGTGCAGAAGTCCTTTGGGCGACAGGACTCCATAAGGATGAGTATTACTATCACCCCGACCGCTTGCGAGACAATAATCACGATGCGATCAACTTCATGAAAGGGGGAATTGTCTATTCCAATTTCGTGAATACCGTTTCTCCCCATCACGCTTGGGAAGCCCGTTTTTCTGAAGTTGGGTGTGGCTTAGGGCCGACTTTGGATGCTCACCAGAATAAATTTAGCGGTATTCTGAATGGGATTGCTGATGACGTTTGGAACCCGGAAATCGATCGTTATATTCCGACTCAGTACGCGATCGATAACTTTGAAGGCAAAGCCCAGAATAAAAAAGCGCTGCGAGAACGCTTGCTATTGCGAGATGTTGATAAGCCGCTGATTGCCTTTATCGGTCGTTTAGACGCACAAAAGGGCGTTCACCTCGTCCACCATGCCATTTACCACGCCCTCAATCGCGGCGCGCAGTTTGTCTTATTGGGTTCGGCGACGGAACCAGGGATTAATACTTGGTTTTGGCACGAGAAGCAATTCTTAAACGATAATCCCGACGTTCATTTGGAACTGGGTTTTAATGAAGAACTCTCCCACCTCATTTATGCGGGTGCAGATATTATTGTCGTACCGAGTAATTACGAACCCTGTGGATTGACGCAAATGATTGGATTAACTTACGGGACGGTTCCCGTGGTGCGCGGCGTTGGTGGATTAGTCAATACGGTGTTTGACTGGGATTACGACCCAGAACGCTCGCCAGAAGAACGAAATGGTTTTGTATTCTATCAAACGGATTCTTCTGCGGTGGAATCCGCGCTCAATCGCGCTCTTGATTTGTACTATGAAAACCCTAAGTTATTCCGTCAACTGGCACTTCAGGGAATGAAACAAGACTTTTCTTGGAAGAATTCCGTTGAAAAATATGTAGAGGTTTATGATTATGTGCGCCATCGTTGA
- a CDS encoding Spy/CpxP family protein refolding chaperone, whose protein sequence is MKIKLLPLLAGVTVLTLGFTPMIVSAQQGERQGRPPRMERLQSELNLTDAQRNQFEQLHEQTREQIKNILTSEQQQTVRNAIAQGQNPRQAMRSINLTEQQREQMRSIRQQTREQMQNLLTPEQRQRMQELKESRQGRRGQRREGRSQR, encoded by the coding sequence ATGAAAATCAAACTTTTACCGCTTCTCGCAGGTGTAACGGTATTAACCCTCGGATTTACCCCCATGATTGTTAGCGCCCAACAGGGAGAACGTCAAGGTCGCCCCCCTCGTATGGAACGGTTGCAATCCGAATTAAATTTAACTGATGCTCAAAGAAACCAGTTCGAGCAACTTCACGAACAAACCCGCGAGCAGATTAAGAATATCTTGACAAGCGAACAACAACAAACAGTTAGAAACGCGATCGCGCAAGGTCAAAATCCACGACAGGCCATGCGCTCGATCAATCTTACCGAACAACAACGCGAGCAAATGCGCTCTATTCGCCAACAAACGCGCGAACAAATGCAAAACCTGTTAACCCCAGAACAGCGCCAACGGATGCAAGAATTAAAAGAATCCCGTCAAGGTCGTCGCGGTCAACGCAGAGAGGGTCGTTCTCAACGATAA
- a CDS encoding AAA family ATPase codes for MTSSHHALVEELDLAIRARYPLLYIVTVEEEPVDEVLQQVAAKTTPPRRVLYWDIVRGWGDNGADKNSVMGALARISRDRQQDNTIFVLRDLHFILKFPLDPRNAPVIRAIKNLIPDLQRSRKTAILTSHTLEVPEELREGITAIDFPLPQVEEIDRAIAQLVNPEQLKLSRLGREQLVKACQGLSRTRIQRVLAKAIAAKQSINETDIDLILEEKRQVIRQTGTLEFCPVQESLKQVGGLENLKQWVRMRRDALTEEARRYGIPAPKGVLLAGIQGTGKSLSAKTIAREWRLPLLRLDTGRLFGGLVGESESRVRQTIQIVEAIAPCVLWIDEIDKAFGNITAGVDGDSGTSRRVFGSLVTWMQEKTSPVFIVATANNVRILPAELLRKGRFDEIFFLNLPTERERQEIFKVHLQPLRPSRLREFDLSLLAQQTPQFSGAEIQQVIIDGMHRAFATRTNEQRRDFTTEDILRAIEETVPLAAIAREQVDALKAWAAVAGARTASNDTQLTEELKRLSQKRGIDSLEVD; via the coding sequence GTGACTTCTTCCCATCATGCCTTAGTTGAAGAATTGGATTTGGCAATCCGGGCGCGCTATCCCCTGTTGTACATTGTGACGGTGGAAGAAGAGCCTGTTGATGAGGTTTTGCAGCAAGTGGCGGCAAAAACAACACCGCCTCGTCGGGTGTTGTATTGGGATATCGTGCGGGGTTGGGGGGACAATGGCGCGGATAAAAATTCGGTGATGGGGGCGTTGGCGCGCATTAGCCGCGATCGACAACAGGATAATACGATTTTCGTCCTGCGAGATTTGCATTTTATCCTGAAATTCCCCCTCGATCCGCGCAATGCGCCTGTTATTCGGGCGATTAAAAACTTAATTCCCGATCTGCAACGCAGTCGCAAAACGGCGATCTTAACCAGCCATACCTTGGAAGTGCCGGAGGAGTTGCGCGAGGGGATTACGGCGATTGATTTTCCTTTACCCCAGGTGGAAGAAATCGATCGCGCGATCGCGCAACTGGTCAATCCCGAACAACTCAAATTAAGCCGCCTCGGACGAGAACAACTGGTAAAAGCCTGTCAGGGATTGAGTCGTACCCGAATTCAGCGCGTTCTCGCCAAAGCGATCGCGGCGAAGCAATCGATTAACGAAACCGACATCGACCTCATCCTCGAAGAAAAGCGACAAGTCATTCGCCAAACCGGAACCCTCGAATTCTGCCCGGTTCAAGAATCCCTCAAACAAGTGGGGGGGTTGGAAAATCTCAAACAATGGGTGCGGATGCGTCGAGATGCCCTCACCGAAGAAGCCCGACGCTACGGCATTCCCGCCCCAAAAGGGGTGCTATTAGCCGGGATTCAAGGCACGGGAAAATCCCTCTCTGCTAAAACCATTGCCCGCGAGTGGCGTTTGCCCCTATTACGCTTGGATACCGGGCGATTGTTCGGCGGACTGGTGGGGGAGAGTGAAAGCCGCGTGCGCCAAACGATTCAGATTGTTGAAGCGATCGCGCCCTGCGTCCTTTGGATTGACGAAATCGACAAAGCCTTTGGCAACATCACCGCAGGGGTAGACGGCGATTCCGGCACCTCTCGGCGCGTCTTTGGCTCATTGGTCACCTGGATGCAGGAAAAAACCAGTCCCGTATTCATCGTTGCCACGGCGAACAACGTGCGCATTTTACCCGCAGAATTGCTGCGCAAGGGTCGCTTTGATGAAATTTTCTTTTTGAATTTACCCACAGAAAGAGAACGTCAAGAAATTTTCAAAGTCCACCTTCAACCCCTGCGTCCTTCGCGCCTGCGAGAGTTCGATCTGTCCCTTCTCGCCCAACAAACGCCCCAATTTAGCGGCGCAGAAATCCAACAAGTGATTATCGACGGAATGCACCGCGCCTTCGCCACCAGAACCAACGAACAGCGACGAGACTTCACCACAGAAGATATTTTACGGGCAATTGAAGAAACCGTTCCCCTCGCCGCGATCGCGCGGGAACAAGTTGATGCCCTCAAAGCCTGGGCTGCGGTTGCTGGGGCAAGAACGGCATCCAATGACACGCAACTCACCGAAGAATTGAAACGCCTCAGCCAAAAACGGGGCATTGACTCCCTCGAAGTCGATTAA
- a CDS encoding DoxX family protein, whose amino-acid sequence MIDFKRYERYESLILRVFLGLTLIFWGYEKLVLPKLATTYVKDYQSFLFVDVKFFLTIAGIVQIILGAMMIVGFYSRISAALLALMAIITIIIPGMIIIRDVPHFAYAFATAGGAIALLIRGSGAYSMDAKRWRRQQLANSQ is encoded by the coding sequence ATGATCGATTTTAAACGGTACGAACGCTATGAGAGTTTGATTTTGAGAGTCTTTTTGGGCTTGACCCTCATCTTTTGGGGCTACGAAAAACTGGTTTTGCCCAAACTTGCAACCACCTATGTCAAAGATTATCAGAGCTTTTTATTTGTTGATGTCAAATTCTTCCTGACGATCGCGGGAATTGTTCAAATTATCCTCGGTGCGATGATGATTGTTGGGTTTTACAGCCGCATCTCGGCGGCACTATTGGCACTGATGGCGATTATTACCATTATTATTCCGGGGATGATAATCATCCGAGACGTTCCCCACTTTGCCTATGCTTTTGCAACTGCTGGGGGCGCAATCGCGCTACTAATTCGCGGTTCTGGAGCTTATAGTATGGATGCGAAGCGTTGGAGACGACAGCAATTAGCCAATTCGCAATAA
- a CDS encoding anti-sigma factor, which translates to MSKRFQDLAAGYVLGNLNSEEAEEFQKSLTAHPEFAKEIDRLQEVLGLMSYDVSERAPSPSLREKILFSARVPPKTSRISHFVRQTQKSCLSRSGPAIGVAALLAIALGINNFRLHRRLQFLQAQQLQISQDAIAFTASETFLLQNWEGIEELLEDRQNSLNRNTGPVDFASSQPAEIVKQFQPKTQLPSPLPLLNDRGLKLLGGSFCKLGKTRGIRLTYQQDPARIISFYQLELTPNASFPKLTQERLYLHRSQEPDLVLWRDRDFLYVLVANGSPTELQHLATTVITQ; encoded by the coding sequence ATGTCAAAAAGATTTCAAGACCTTGCTGCCGGATACGTTCTGGGTAATTTAAACTCGGAAGAAGCGGAAGAATTTCAAAAATCATTAACCGCGCATCCCGAATTTGCCAAGGAAATCGATCGCTTGCAAGAAGTGTTGGGATTAATGAGCTACGATGTCTCCGAGCGCGCCCCTTCCCCTTCTCTGCGCGAAAAAATCCTCTTTTCTGCCCGCGTTCCCCCTAAAACATCCCGAATTTCCCATTTCGTTCGCCAAACTCAAAAATCGTGTCTCTCTCGTTCTGGGCCAGCGATTGGGGTTGCTGCACTGCTCGCGATCGCCCTGGGGATTAATAATTTTCGCTTGCACCGACGACTCCAATTTTTACAAGCGCAACAATTGCAAATATCCCAGGACGCGATCGCGTTTACCGCCTCTGAAACCTTTCTCCTGCAAAACTGGGAAGGCATTGAAGAATTATTGGAAGATCGTCAAAACTCCCTCAACCGCAATACGGGTCCCGTGGATTTTGCCTCTTCGCAACCCGCCGAAATTGTCAAGCAATTTCAACCCAAAACCCAATTGCCCTCTCCCCTTCCCCTCCTAAACGATCGCGGCTTAAAACTATTAGGTGGAAGTTTTTGCAAACTGGGCAAAACCCGAGGGATTCGTTTAACGTATCAACAGGATCCCGCACGCATCATTTCCTTCTATCAACTTGAACTTACCCCTAACGCCTCCTTTCCCAAACTCACCCAAGAACGCCTCTATCTCCACCGTTCCCAAGAACCCGATTTAGTCCTTTGGCGCGATCGCGACTTTCTCTATGTCCTCGTTGCCAACGGTTCTCCCACTGAACTCCAGCACCTTGCCACAACTGTTATTACACAGTGA
- a CDS encoding DUF1257 domain-containing protein, producing the protein MSHFTTINVQIKNGDILHQTLQELGYSVESNTFVRGYQGNQTQAEYVLRQKNGYDLGFRRQGETYELVADFWGAKIDRNAFVNQVNQKYAYNTLMASVEEQGFNIEEEENLSDGTIRVVVGKWV; encoded by the coding sequence ATGTCTCATTTCACCACCATCAACGTCCAGATCAAAAATGGCGATATCCTGCACCAAACCCTACAGGAATTAGGATATTCCGTCGAATCCAATACCTTCGTTCGAGGCTATCAAGGCAACCAAACCCAAGCAGAATACGTGCTGCGCCAAAAAAATGGCTACGACTTAGGATTCCGTCGTCAGGGAGAAACCTACGAATTGGTTGCAGACTTTTGGGGTGCAAAAATCGATCGCAACGCCTTTGTTAATCAAGTCAACCAAAAATATGCCTACAACACCCTAATGGCATCCGTCGAAGAACAAGGATTCAATATCGAAGAAGAGGAAAACCTATCCGATGGAACGATTCGAGTAGTCGTCGGGAAATGGGTTTAA
- a CDS encoding TIGR04168 family protein, producing MENTAERSIQIAVIGDVHDQWEKEDNLALQQLGVDLALFVGDFGNESVEVVREISTLEVPFAAILGNHDAWYSASEWGRKKSPYDREIEDRVQQQLDLLGKAHVGYGKLEFPELGLSVVGGRPFSWGGSDWRNRDFYRDRYGINDFEESTARIVEVAKDAAHQTLIFLGHNGPSGLGDRAEDICGRDWGELGGDHGDLDFAGAIAQVLDLGKHIPLVTFGHMHHRLRHTREQLRTNICTTPQGTIYLNAAAVPRIIQIGGDVVRNFSLVSLQGGRVKTIDLIWIDENGTIHSSTPLYSG from the coding sequence ATGGAAAATACAGCCGAGCGGTCGATTCAAATTGCTGTGATTGGCGACGTTCACGACCAGTGGGAAAAAGAAGATAATCTCGCGCTTCAACAGTTAGGGGTCGATCTCGCCTTGTTTGTAGGAGATTTTGGTAACGAGTCCGTCGAGGTGGTTCGAGAAATTTCTACCCTTGAGGTTCCCTTTGCCGCCATTTTAGGCAATCACGATGCGTGGTACTCCGCTTCGGAATGGGGACGCAAAAAATCTCCCTACGATCGCGAAATTGAAGATCGCGTGCAGCAACAGCTCGATTTATTGGGAAAAGCGCACGTTGGCTATGGCAAACTTGAGTTTCCCGAACTCGGATTATCCGTGGTGGGGGGTCGTCCTTTCAGTTGGGGAGGAAGCGATTGGCGAAATAGAGACTTTTACCGCGATCGTTACGGAATTAATGATTTTGAAGAATCGACCGCTCGAATTGTAGAGGTGGCAAAGGATGCAGCCCACCAAACTCTCATTTTTCTCGGTCACAATGGGCCATCGGGTTTAGGCGATCGCGCGGAGGATATTTGCGGTAGAGATTGGGGCGAACTGGGCGGCGATCATGGCGATCTCGATTTTGCAGGCGCGATCGCGCAAGTCCTCGATCTTGGCAAACACATTCCATTAGTCACCTTCGGGCATATGCACCACCGCCTGCGCCATACCAGAGAACAATTGCGAACCAATATTTGCACCACCCCCCAAGGTACGATTTATCTCAATGCTGCCGCCGTTCCCCGCATCATTCAAATTGGGGGCGATGTCGTCCGCAACTTTTCCCTCGTTTCCCTCCAAGGAGGTCGAGTTAAAACCATTGACCTGATTTGGATTGATGAAAATGGCACAATTCATTCCAGCACACCCCTCTATTCTGGTTAG
- a CDS encoding competence/damage-inducible protein A produces the protein MSAEIICVGTELLLGNIVNTNVQYLAQQLADLGIPHYYQSVVGDNPERLQQVIKVAQSRASILIFTGGLGPTPDDLTTETIANLFDTPLLERPEIVRDIAEKFAQRRRQMTPNNRKQALLPEGAEILPNPSGTAPGMIWQPKKDLTILTFPGVPSEMRRMWEETAVPYLKSQGWGEHIIYSRLLKFWGIGESALASKVASFFELQNPTVAPYAMEGSVKLRVSARADSEVSAIQLIKPVAKQLQEIAGLDYVGADEATLASVVGELLRDRGETLSVAESCTGGGLGAMLTEIPGSSAYFRGGVITYSNVVKTSLLGVSQEILAQLGAVSEPVAQQMALGVKEKLDSSWSLSITGIAGPEGGSAYKPVGLVYIGLAAPDDSVEIFEYRFGEARDRATIRYISACHALDRLRRKLLSDS, from the coding sequence ATGAGTGCAGAAATTATTTGCGTAGGAACGGAATTGTTACTGGGGAATATTGTCAACACCAATGTTCAATATCTCGCTCAGCAACTCGCCGATCTGGGAATTCCTCACTATTATCAAAGTGTGGTGGGCGATAATCCCGAACGCCTCCAACAAGTGATTAAAGTGGCGCAGAGTCGCGCATCTATTTTAATTTTCACCGGGGGACTGGGACCCACACCTGACGACCTCACCACAGAAACAATCGCAAATTTGTTCGATACGCCTCTGCTCGAACGTCCGGAAATCGTGCGAGATATTGCCGAGAAGTTTGCCCAAAGGCGGCGGCAAATGACCCCAAATAACCGCAAGCAAGCCCTTTTACCCGAAGGAGCAGAAATTCTCCCCAATCCAAGCGGTACGGCACCAGGGATGATTTGGCAGCCCAAGAAAGATTTGACGATTCTCACGTTTCCGGGCGTACCGTCAGAAATGCGGCGGATGTGGGAGGAAACGGCGGTTCCTTACCTGAAAAGTCAGGGGTGGGGCGAGCATATTATTTACAGTCGCTTGTTAAAGTTTTGGGGGATTGGCGAGTCGGCATTGGCGAGTAAGGTTGCGTCTTTTTTTGAACTGCAAAATCCAACAGTTGCGCCCTATGCAATGGAGGGGAGTGTCAAGTTGCGAGTATCTGCTCGTGCAGATTCGGAAGTGTCGGCGATTCAACTCATCAAACCCGTCGCCAAGCAATTACAGGAGATTGCCGGATTGGACTATGTGGGAGCGGATGAGGCGACGTTGGCTTCGGTGGTGGGAGAGTTGTTGCGCGATCGCGGCGAAACGTTGAGCGTGGCGGAATCCTGTACTGGAGGGGGATTGGGGGCAATGCTAACGGAAATTCCCGGCAGTTCGGCATACTTTAGAGGCGGCGTTATTACCTATAGCAACGTTGTGAAAACATCCCTCTTGGGTGTTAGTCAAGAAATTCTTGCGCAATTGGGGGCAGTCAGCGAGCCTGTTGCCCAGCAAATGGCGTTGGGGGTCAAGGAAAAGTTGGATTCTTCTTGGAGTTTGAGTATTACGGGGATTGCAGGGCCAGAGGGGGGCAGCGCCTATAAACCCGTGGGGTTGGTTTATATTGGATTGGCGGCTCCTGATGACTCGGTGGAAATTTTTGAATACCGTTTTGGAGAAGCGCGCGATCGCGCGACGATTCGTTACATTAGCGCCTGTCACGCTCTCGATCGATTGCGCCGAAAGCTATTAAGCGATTCTTAA
- a CDS encoding GFA family protein has product MSELSVFKGRCLCGTVSLSTTHINHHIAACHCNMCRKWGGGALLGVECNEGVRFEGEENIGRYQSSEWAERGFCNKCGTHLFYKLKENNHYYIPAGIFDGDEGFIFDLQVFIEEKPEYYAFANRTKNMTGEELFALFASDSSNS; this is encoded by the coding sequence ATGTCTGAACTCAGTGTTTTTAAAGGTCGTTGCCTGTGTGGGACAGTCAGTCTTTCCACAACCCACATCAATCATCACATCGCGGCGTGCCATTGCAATATGTGTCGCAAATGGGGTGGAGGCGCTTTATTGGGTGTTGAATGTAACGAGGGCGTTCGTTTTGAGGGAGAAGAAAATATTGGAAGATATCAATCCTCAGAATGGGCAGAACGCGGATTTTGCAACAAGTGTGGCACTCATCTGTTTTATAAATTGAAAGAAAACAATCATTACTATATTCCCGCAGGAATTTTTGATGGCGATGAAGGGTTTATTTTCGATCTTCAGGTTTTCATTGAAGAAAAGCCAGAATATTACGCTTTTGCCAATCGAACCAAGAATATGACAGGAGAAGAATTATTTGCCCTGTTTGCCTCAGATTCATCGAATTCGTAG
- the aroQ gene encoding type II 3-dehydroquinate dehydratase, translating into MLSEVLQRYNILVLHGPNLNLLGQREPGIYGSVTLEDINSQLEQLGEELGVNVSCFQSNHEGALVDAIHDARGRDRGILINAGAYTHTSIALRDALAAVEIPTVEVHLSNIYKREPFRHHSYIAPIAIGQISGFGAESYRLGLQALVDHLQGQDSSKISAIATS; encoded by the coding sequence ATGCTGTCTGAGGTTTTGCAAAGATACAATATCCTGGTTCTACACGGTCCTAACCTTAATCTTTTAGGACAACGAGAGCCAGGTATTTACGGTTCGGTGACATTGGAGGATATTAACTCCCAACTCGAACAATTGGGAGAGGAACTGGGGGTAAACGTTTCGTGTTTTCAATCGAATCATGAAGGAGCCTTAGTCGATGCAATCCACGATGCCAGAGGGCGCGATCGCGGTATCTTGATTAATGCAGGCGCTTACACCCACACCAGCATTGCCCTGCGAGATGCCCTTGCTGCGGTTGAAATCCCTACGGTTGAAGTTCACCTCAGTAATATTTACAAGCGCGAACCCTTCCGCCACCATTCTTATATTGCACCTATCGCGATCGGTCAAATCAGTGGTTTTGGCGCAGAAAGTTATCGTTTGGGATTGCAAGCATTAGTCGATCATCTTCAAGGACAAGATTCTTCAAAAATAAGCGCGATCGCTACATCTTAA